From the Lathyrus oleraceus cultivar Zhongwan6 chromosome 3, CAAS_Psat_ZW6_1.0, whole genome shotgun sequence genome, the window AAATCAGAATAGAATAATATGAAAAAACAACTACAACCAACTCGACGGGTGCAAACGAAACAAACCAGATTACTTGCAGCAATTATTACAGGGTCTTTTCACTTTGGGTCAAATTTCTATGTTCTTACTCTATCTGATGATTGCCAGACTCACTGCCATTTCTTAAGCTCGGCTCCTCATAATCATTGCTACTCTTATTGTCCTTGTTACCAGAATCTTCAACTTCTTTCTCCCTGTTCCATTGTTCTATTCTAGCTCTCCTTTCTACACTACTTTCTCTTTCTCTGATAGGGTTTGGACTCCTATCCCTGCCAGCTGGACTTCTACTTCTTTTTCCTCTATGACGAGGACTACGGCTTCTTGGCCTCCTACCATGGTGGCCATGAGGCCTGTCAAGGTCCCTTCTACCAGAACCACGACCAGAATATGAACGCCCCTCATAGTTACGATTCCTTGGCGGGCTCCGGCTTCTACTTCCACTACGGTCATTCCATGACCGCCTACTTCTTCCAAATAACCGCTTCCTCAAATCTCTGAAATTAAAGGGAAGGATTTAACAAAAAAAGAACAGTATAAATGCAATGCAACAGTAAACTAATCAGAAAAAAAAGAGAGAACAGAACTATGTTGAGACGTTAACCTGCTAATTTTCTTTAGATGCATAAAGTTGCAGTAGCCACCTCGATTGCATACATTTTCCTCATACTGCCTACAAGTAGCTTCTCGAAAATCCGTAACAGGCGAGAAGTCAACAATGATCGGTCGACCTAGAAGAACAAGCGAGTCAAATCACATTGCCATTAGTTACTGGGGATGTTGGTGAGTGATGGGAGCATCAAGTAATGATAGAAAATGTTTGGATTTTTGTAAGCATTACATGATGAGACATTAATTATCTAATATATCTCAACGCCCTGCTCGCAATAATTATCACAACTGTGTACTTGGAAGTAGGGATAATACAAAAGCCTCATCTCATGCCACACAATACCCAACACTGTAGAGATACTAGGACAGTTTACTTTGCTAAAACATTTCAATTTTCATTTTCTTTATGTTCACAAAGAAAAATTAAACTTTTAAAGCGAGTCATTGTGATGGAGAGAAACAAAACGCTAGCGATGGATGAGAGGAGTTtcatgaaataatgaaaataactTCCTTGACATTTGCATTGTTTTCCAAAATGCAAGACAACTATATACTTTAAAAGTCTCTTCTCTCCTTGTTAAAGaaatgagattcaaactcaattaTGTCAGCCT encodes:
- the LOC127125693 gene encoding splicing factor U2af small subunit B; this translates as MAEHLASIFGTEKDRVNCPFYFKIGACRHGDRCSRLHTKPTISPTLVLSNMYQRPDMNLNFINPTPNQPQQPQPPQQPQPESLDPDKLQEHFDDFYEDLFEELSKYGQIQSLNICDNLADHMVGNVYVQYKEEDHAANALMNLTGRFYSGRPIIVDFSPVTDFREATCRQYEENVCNRGGYCNFMHLKKISRDLRKRLFGRSRRSWNDRSGSRSRSPPRNRNYEGRSYSGRGSGRRDLDRPHGHHGRRPRSRSPRHRGKRSRSPAGRDRSPNPIRERESSVERRARIEQWNREKEVEDSGNKDNKSSNDYEEPSLRNGSESGNHQIE